A genomic segment from Peribacillus sp. ACCC06369 encodes:
- a CDS encoding VanW family protein, with protein MRLSWIAGLLLFVQPVNISERISVTHQGQTIARVNHADITMPLLDVPIMDVDKYNQFVEKIDRQVYQKPVNATLDKQGNILPGRVGYKLYHQAFKEQFYSFLYSSRAYKLEVPLLAIHPKVDSELLAEIREKKIGEYRTYFNVNNKNRTNNISLATEAINNYVVFPGEVFSFNQAVGKRSVNKGYMLARVIVKGEFSEGIGGGICQVSSTLFNAIDNAGLQTIQRYSHTRSVPYVPSGRDATVSWYGPDFSFKNKYNQPILIRATTQGGMVSIRVYSSDMVNYKTRKVPAASNQKSKEQIYRS; from the coding sequence ATGCGATTATCATGGATTGCCGGACTTTTACTATTCGTTCAACCAGTGAATATTTCTGAAAGGATATCGGTAACCCACCAAGGACAAACGATTGCTAGAGTCAACCATGCTGATATTACTATGCCCTTACTAGATGTTCCTATCATGGACGTGGATAAATACAATCAATTTGTCGAAAAAATAGACCGACAAGTTTACCAAAAACCTGTAAATGCCACATTAGACAAACAAGGTAATATTCTTCCTGGGCGGGTAGGTTACAAGTTATACCATCAAGCATTTAAAGAGCAATTTTATTCCTTTTTGTACAGTAGTAGAGCCTATAAACTAGAAGTACCTTTGCTTGCTATTCATCCAAAAGTTGATAGCGAATTACTTGCGGAGATTCGAGAAAAAAAGATAGGTGAATATAGAACTTATTTTAATGTGAACAACAAAAATCGTACAAATAATATCTCGCTTGCTACAGAAGCCATTAATAATTATGTCGTGTTTCCAGGAGAGGTGTTTTCTTTTAATCAAGCCGTTGGCAAGAGATCAGTAAATAAAGGATATATGCTCGCTCGAGTTATCGTTAAAGGAGAGTTTTCTGAAGGAATTGGTGGAGGGATATGTCAGGTGTCATCCACCCTGTTTAATGCTATCGACAATGCAGGGTTGCAAACTATTCAACGCTATTCCCATACTAGGAGCGTTCCGTATGTTCCATCTGGCCGCGATGCTACAGTAAGTTGGTATGGTCCTGATTTTAGTTTTAAAAACAAGTACAATCAACCTATCCTAATCCGAGCTACAACGCAAGGAGGAATGGTAAGTATCAGGGTTTACTCTTCAGATATGGTAAATTATAAGACACGAAAAGTTCCCGCTGCTTCAAATCAGAAATCAAAAGAACAGATTTACCGTTCGTAA
- a CDS encoding Ig-like domain-containing protein, whose amino-acid sequence MRNKGILSLVAVGLFASSLSVVSVKAEGNENGLARKAIERQVEKPLEKGVIDSKTFNQLEKEVFGSQSHSVKGFNKMGRISSSSSSDYIFETEYNDDFDSADSASYEKGTIGQLLPLNDVDFHKVVVPSSGVLLVAGLTDSYVIDLVFAAVQKDFVKNSNLVYLGSEYDNGVEVQAYQAKKGTYYVGVIDHDNEYIDDNTEYDIYATATAFVDDVKPSKPTVNKVDNNDKVITGKAEASSTVTVKSGSKVLGSAKATSKGTFSVKIAVQKAGTKLTITAKDSAGNVSSSASVTVVDVVAPSKPTVKKVDDNDKVVTGKAEANSTVTVKVGSKTIGSAKATSKGSYSVKIKAQKKGTTLSITAKDKAGNTSSKATTKVVKH is encoded by the coding sequence GTGCGTAATAAAGGTATTTTGTCATTGGTTGCTGTAGGTCTATTTGCTTCATCATTGTCTGTAGTTTCTGTTAAGGCAGAAGGAAACGAGAACGGATTGGCAAGAAAAGCTATTGAACGTCAGGTGGAAAAACCACTTGAAAAAGGTGTTATTGATTCTAAAACGTTTAATCAACTTGAAAAAGAAGTATTTGGTTCTCAATCACATTCAGTTAAAGGTTTTAACAAAATGGGTAGAATAAGTAGTTCTTCCAGTAGCGATTATATTTTTGAAACTGAGTACAATGACGACTTTGATTCAGCAGATAGTGCATCTTATGAAAAAGGAACAATCGGGCAATTGCTTCCTTTAAATGATGTGGATTTTCATAAAGTAGTTGTTCCTAGTAGTGGAGTTTTATTAGTGGCAGGATTAACGGACTCATATGTTATTGATCTAGTATTTGCTGCTGTGCAAAAAGATTTTGTTAAAAATAGTAACTTAGTATATCTAGGTAGTGAATATGATAACGGTGTTGAAGTACAAGCGTATCAAGCTAAAAAAGGCACATACTATGTGGGTGTTATAGACCATGATAACGAGTACATTGACGATAATACAGAATATGACATTTATGCTACGGCAACAGCATTTGTAGACGATGTTAAACCATCGAAGCCAACTGTTAATAAGGTTGACAACAATGACAAAGTAATAACGGGAAAGGCAGAAGCTAGTTCCACGGTTACTGTTAAAAGTGGAAGTAAAGTGTTAGGTTCTGCAAAAGCAACATCTAAAGGAACATTCTCTGTTAAAATAGCAGTTCAAAAAGCAGGCACTAAATTGACAATCACAGCTAAAGATAGTGCAGGGAATGTGAGTTCAAGTGCATCGGTAACTGTAGTAGATGTTGTCGCACCAAGCAAGCCAACAGTAAAGAAAGTAGATGATAATGATAAAGTTGTTACTGGGAAAGCAGAAGCAAATTCAACTGTAACTGTGAAGGTAGGAAGTAAAACCATCGGTTCAGCAAAAGCAACTTCTAAGGGGAGCTACTCAGTCAAGATTAAAGCACAGAAAAAAGGGACTACACTTTCTATAACTGCAAAGGATAAGGCAGGGAATACTAGTTCAAAGGCAACTACTAAAGTTGTAAAACATTAA
- a CDS encoding Ig-like domain-containing protein: MFKKLRIFIVLVLFFSFTMLNTLQALASSDTTPPTVKSIKIDKTAVEPGDNINIEVEAEDLESGISNTRTNRVVQVQKQNGDTYQYVYLNYDSTTKKYTGTYTVPTNSINGVWYISWIYFVDNVGNKTSIRPSEGSGFYQSFVVSNGSNDTTPPTVKSIKIDKTAVEPGDNINIEVEAEDLESGISNTRTNRVVQVQKQNGDTYQYVYLNYDSTTKKYTGTYTVPTNSINGVWYISWIYFVDNVGNKTSIRPSEGSGFYQSFVVSNGSNDTTPPTVKSIKIDKTAVEPGDNINIEVEAEDLESGISNTRTNRVVQVQKQNGDTYQYVYLNYDSTTKKYTGTYTVPTNSINGVWYISWIYFVDNVGNKTSIRPSEGSGFYQSFRVTNDLIPPNVPSVNEVSDKSTNVTGTAEAGSTITVMASTSVIGTGVTNSDGTFSVPIDVQKAGTTLTVTAKDDAGNISEAKEVTVKDVTAPIAPTVNEVTENSTNISGTAEAGSTITVKAGTAVIGTATVDTEDKYTVTIEKQKAGTKLSVTASDDAGNVSEMKEVTVKDVTAPVIPTVNEVTENSTNISGTAEAGSTITVKAGTEVIGTAIVDTEDKYTVTIEKQKAGTKLSVTASDDAGNVSEMKEVTVKDVTAPVIPTVNEVTENSTNISGTAEAGSTITVKAGTAVIGTATADTEGKYTVTIEKQKAGTKLTVTASDDAGNISEAKEVTVKDVTAPIAPTVNEVTENSTNISGTAEAGSTITVKAGTTVLGTATVDTEDKYTVTIEKQKAGTKLTVTVSDDAGNVSEVKEVTVKDVTAPSVPTVNVVYDNATVISGKAESNAKVYAMVGSKKIGEATAKNGAYTIKIAKQKAGTSISVYATDTSGNKSGSKTVKVIDKTPPSTPTVNNVYDNATVISGKAESNAKVYAMVGSKKIGEATAKNGAYTIKIAKQKAGTSISVYAIDTSGNKSGSKTVKVIDKTPPSTPTVNNVYDNATVISGKVETNAKVYAMVGSKKIGEVTAKNGAYTIKIAKQKAGTSISVYATDTSGNKSGSKTVKVIDKTPPSTPTVNNITSKTVTVTGKGEKGASIYIYNGSKKIGQGIVDSRGYFKAKIKAQKKGSSLKVYAQDKSGNKSKSKTVKVS, from the coding sequence TTGTTTAAAAAATTGAGGATTTTTATAGTTTTAGTATTGTTTTTTTCTTTTACAATGTTAAATACTTTGCAGGCATTAGCCTCCTCAGATACAACACCACCAACAGTAAAGAGTATTAAAATTGATAAAACAGCAGTTGAACCAGGAGACAATATAAATATTGAGGTCGAAGCAGAAGACTTGGAATCAGGAATTTCAAATACCAGAACGAATCGAGTAGTTCAAGTACAAAAACAAAATGGTGATACTTACCAATATGTTTATCTAAATTATGATTCTACAACCAAGAAATACACTGGAACATATACCGTCCCTACTAATTCAATAAATGGGGTATGGTATATATCCTGGATTTACTTTGTGGATAATGTAGGGAATAAAACAAGTATACGTCCAAGTGAAGGAAGTGGATTTTACCAATCATTTGTTGTTTCTAATGGTAGTAATGATACAACACCACCAACAGTAAAGAGTATTAAAATTGATAAAACAGCAGTTGAACCAGGAGACAATATAAATATTGAGGTCGAAGCAGAAGACTTGGAATCAGGAATTTCAAATACCAGAACGAATCGAGTAGTTCAAGTACAAAAACAAAATGGTGATACTTACCAATATGTTTATCTAAATTATGATTCTACAACCAAGAAATACACTGGAACATATACCGTCCCTACTAATTCAATAAATGGGGTATGGTATATATCCTGGATTTACTTTGTGGATAATGTAGGGAATAAAACAAGTATACGTCCAAGTGAAGGAAGTGGATTTTACCAATCATTTGTTGTTTCTAATGGTAGTAATGATACAACACCACCAACAGTAAAGAGTATTAAAATTGATAAAACAGCAGTTGAACCAGGAGACAATATAAATATTGAGGTCGAAGCAGAAGACTTGGAATCAGGAATTTCAAATACCAGAACGAATCGAGTAGTTCAAGTACAAAAACAAAATGGTGATACTTACCAATATGTTTATCTAAATTATGATTCTACAACCAAGAAATACACTGGAACATATACCGTCCCTACTAATTCAATAAATGGGGTATGGTATATATCCTGGATTTACTTTGTGGATAATGTAGGGAATAAAACAAGTATACGTCCAAGTGAAGGAAGTGGATTTTACCAATCATTTAGAGTAACCAATGATTTAATTCCTCCTAACGTTCCAAGTGTAAATGAAGTATCGGATAAATCAACAAATGTTACTGGTACTGCGGAAGCAGGTTCAACGATAACAGTTATGGCAAGCACTAGTGTAATCGGGACAGGGGTAACTAACAGTGATGGAACATTCTCCGTTCCTATTGATGTACAAAAAGCAGGAACAACATTGACAGTCACTGCAAAAGATGATGCAGGAAACATAAGCGAAGCAAAAGAAGTTACAGTAAAAGATGTGACAGCTCCCATAGCTCCAACAGTGAATGAAGTAACGGAAAACTCTACAAATATTTCTGGAACAGCGGAAGCAGGTTCAACGATTACCGTTAAGGCAGGAACAGCGGTAATAGGAACAGCGACTGTTGATACCGAAGATAAATATACAGTAACGATAGAGAAACAAAAGGCAGGAACGAAGTTATCAGTAACTGCATCAGATGATGCAGGAAACGTAAGTGAAATGAAGGAAGTAACAGTAAAAGATGTAACAGCTCCAGTGATTCCGACAGTGAATGAAGTAACGGAAAACTCTACAAATATTTCTGGAACAGCGGAAGCAGGTTCAACGATTACCGTTAAGGCAGGAACAGAGGTAATAGGAACAGCGATTGTTGATACCGAAGATAAATATACAGTAACGATAGAGAAACAAAAGGCAGGAACGAAGTTATCAGTAACTGCATCAGATGATGCAGGAAACGTAAGTGAAATGAAGGAAGTAACAGTAAAAGATGTAACAGCTCCAGTGATTCCGACAGTGAATGAAGTAACGGAAAACTCTACAAATATTTCTGGAACAGCGGAAGCAGGTTCAACGATTACCGTTAAGGCAGGAACAGCGGTAATAGGAACAGCGACTGCTGATACCGAAGGCAAATATACAGTAACGATAGAGAAACAAAAAGCAGGAACAAAATTAACGGTAACTGCATCAGATGATGCAGGAAACATAAGCGAAGCAAAAGAAGTAACAGTAAAAGATGTGACAGCTCCCATAGCTCCAACAGTGAATGAAGTAACGGAAAACTCTACAAATATTTCTGGAACAGCGGAAGCAGGTTCTACGATTACAGTAAAAGCAGGAACGACGGTATTAGGAACAGCGACTGTTGATACCGAAGATAAATATACAGTAACGATAGAGAAACAAAAAGCAGGAACAAAATTAACGGTAACTGTATCAGATGATGCAGGAAACGTAAGTGAAGTGAAGGAAGTAACAGTAAAAGATGTAACAGCTCCAAGCGTTCCAACAGTTAATGTTGTATATGATAATGCTACTGTTATTAGTGGCAAAGCTGAATCAAATGCAAAAGTTTATGCAATGGTGGGAAGCAAGAAAATTGGCGAAGCAACTGCAAAAAATGGTGCATATACGATTAAGATTGCAAAACAAAAAGCAGGAACAAGCATTTCTGTTTATGCTACAGATACTTCAGGTAATAAGAGTGGAAGTAAAACAGTTAAAGTTATAGACAAAACTCCACCAAGCACCCCAACAGTTAATAATGTATATGATAACGCTACTGTTATTAGTGGCAAAGCTGAATCAAATGCAAAAGTTTATGCAATGGTGGGAAGCAAGAAAATTGGCGAAGCAACTGCAAAAAATGGTGCATATACGATTAAGATTGCAAAACAAAAAGCAGGAACAAGCATTTCTGTTTATGCTATAGATACTTCAGGTAATAAGAGTGGAAGTAAAACAGTTAAAGTTATAGACAAAACTCCACCAAGCACCCCAACAGTTAATAATGTATATGATAACGCTACTGTAATTAGTGGCAAAGTTGAAACAAATGCAAAAGTATATGCAATGGTGGGAAGCAAGAAAATCGGAGAAGTAACTGCAAAAAATGGAGCATATACGATTAAGATTGCAAAACAAAAAGCAGGAACAAGCATTTCTGTTTATGCTACAGATACTTCAGGTAATAAGAGTGGAAGTAAAACAGTTAAAGTTATAGACAAAACTCCACCAAGCACCCCAACAGTCAATAATATTACAAGTAAGACAGTAACGGTAACTGGTAAAGGCGAAAAAGGAGCATCTATTTATATTTACAATGGAAGTAAGAAGATTGGGCAAGGAATAGTGGATAGTCGAGGATATTTTAAAGCGAAAATTAAGGCACAAAAGAAGGGTTCGTCATTAAAGGTATATGCCCAAGACAAATCTGGCAACAAGAGTAAGAGTAAAACGGTAAAGGTGAGCTAG
- a CDS encoding peptidoglycan-binding domain-containing protein, which translates to MYGKGTSAAVKAYQKRKKLSADGIVGGRLGR; encoded by the coding sequence ATTTACGGAAAAGGGACGTCGGCAGCGGTCAAGGCGTATCAGAAACGCAAGAAGCTTTCGGCTGACGGTATCGTTGGCGGAAGACTTGGGCGGTGA
- a CDS encoding phage integrase N-terminal SAM-like domain-containing protein produces the protein MLVKDLQKEFKFDLEIKNYSKRTIETYNYNIDQLMYYLDEHFSFSEIEEISTIHIKRFVQ, from the coding sequence ATGTTGGTAAAAGATTTACAAAAGGAATTTAAATTTGATTTAGAAATTAAGAATTACTCCAAGAGGACGATTGAAACATACAATTATAATATTGACCAATTAATGTATTACTTAGACGAACATTTCAGTTTTAGTGAAATAGAAGAGATTTCAACAATACATATTAAGCGATTTGTACAGTAG
- a CDS encoding peptidoglycan-binding protein — protein sequence MGFAWGGDWSSFKDYPHLDMTGGLTYSQLKAGAKPRLISKVNGTTPPATQVESDVIVKDTPAKDSGNQTIKSIQRTLNSRYNAKIDVDGYYGPNTKKALIKGFQTELNKQYGAKINVDGIWGPQTKAASPNVREGAKGNITYILQAALYMEGHNPHGIDGIFGSGTEIAVKAFQRATGIPADGIAGENTFAKLFG from the coding sequence TTGGGCTTTGCATGGGGAGGGGATTGGTCAAGCTTTAAAGATTATCCGCACTTGGATATGACGGGTGGACTAACTTATTCTCAGTTAAAAGCGGGAGCAAAGCCTAGACTGATATCAAAAGTGAATGGAACCACACCACCAGCAACACAAGTCGAATCCGATGTCATTGTAAAAGATACGCCTGCAAAGGACAGCGGCAATCAGACTATCAAGTCCATTCAAAGGACATTAAATAGCCGTTATAATGCAAAAATAGATGTTGATGGTTATTATGGTCCTAATACTAAAAAAGCGCTGATCAAGGGTTTTCAAACCGAATTGAATAAACAATATGGTGCAAAGATTAATGTGGATGGAATATGGGGACCCCAAACAAAAGCGGCTTCACCTAATGTTAGGGAAGGTGCGAAAGGGAATATCACCTATATCCTACAAGCAGCACTTTATATGGAAGGACATAATCCGCATGGCATAGATGGTATCTTTGGAAGCGGAACGGAAATAGCGGTCAAGGCATTTCAAAGGGCCACGGGAATACCTGCAGACGGGATCGCCGGTGAAAATACCTTTGCAAAATTATTTGGATGA
- a CDS encoding tyrosine-type recombinase/integrase, with protein MAEEYVSHNIVEKVKFLKEEKVIIKTFTDKEVANMIAAYDFKTYLNARNKVIIAMFIDTGMRMSELINLRSSWFNETNIKVFGKGAKWRYVPVSLMLKKYMIRYERLKEGYFKNKKQEYDNYFLSRSGRPLTGVQIQNIVRNAGVKAKGREEIRCSPHTLRHFSIQSNLRNGLDLYSCSRIAGHENIQITKKYLMGLETENILEMATKSSPLMNIKNK; from the coding sequence GTGGCTGAAGAATATGTTAGCCACAATATTGTGGAGAAAGTGAAATTCTTGAAAGAAGAGAAAGTGATTATTAAAACATTTACTGATAAAGAGGTAGCAAATATGATTGCTGCTTATGACTTCAAAACCTATTTAAACGCACGAAACAAGGTAATAATTGCAATGTTTATTGATACAGGAATGAGAATGAGCGAGTTAATAAATCTTCGATCTAGCTGGTTTAATGAAACCAATATAAAAGTATTTGGTAAGGGGGCTAAATGGAGATACGTACCAGTAAGCCTAATGCTAAAGAAATATATGATTAGATATGAGAGGTTGAAAGAAGGATATTTCAAAAATAAGAAACAAGAATATGATAATTACTTTTTATCACGAAGTGGAAGGCCCTTAACAGGAGTGCAAATCCAAAATATTGTCAGAAATGCTGGTGTGAAGGCGAAGGGAAGAGAAGAGATTCGTTGTAGTCCTCATACATTAAGACATTTTTCTATTCAGTCAAACCTAAGAAATGGATTGGATTTGTATAGTTGTTCTAGGATAGCTGGTCATGAGAATATACAGATTACAAAAAAATATCTAATGGGATTAGAAACAGAAAACATTCTTGAAATGGCTACAAAATCAAGTCCTTTAATGAACATAAAAAATAAATAG
- a CDS encoding phosphodiester glycosidase family protein translates to MKNLWNKAILPIASISLASVMVVNTIPETLVQANSNVQSQVQMKNHVLPLGTPNLHEQRTSMNPAPGVTYTKINRGETSSKDFFTVDVAFVETHEQAKSLLANLKKDGFKNARIIREQNRAMDDREKDPLGYIVRVGQYQLEADATEMRKRLSEKGYTGLRNVYTGEDGEKTTGPWVVNVLEVDQDQFQGQLVPELANDAVTGKETLTQMADRNDGIAGVNAGYFVVGEKDGTPGDLAGIFASNGQLVSEAINGRSALILSSVEKKADIASVSTSIQATSSDGAVREVDGLNRKPGLIRNCGGVGGDTTTERPKHDFTCKDESELIQYTSVFGEKTESGNGVEVVVNHAGKVVEIRNHRGGDIPSSGSVLAGTGEAAEWLREHAQQGMKIQVKSEIVGDGKQMELDQTTSMINGGPRLLENGKISINAVEEGFHWEEDPGFYYRFGERRNPRTLAGIKENGNLLFVTIDGRAPGWSVGANFEESAKIMKSLGAVDAINLDGGGSTTMTVGDDRVTRPSDATGERPIADGILLVE, encoded by the coding sequence ATGAAGAATTTATGGAATAAGGCTATTTTGCCTATCGCTTCTATTAGTTTAGCTTCTGTGATGGTCGTAAATACCATTCCGGAAACTCTAGTTCAAGCAAATTCGAATGTTCAATCACAAGTGCAAATGAAAAATCATGTGCTTCCGCTGGGAACACCTAATTTACATGAGCAAAGAACTTCAATGAATCCAGCACCAGGAGTTACGTATACCAAAATCAATCGTGGTGAAACATCTTCAAAAGACTTTTTCACAGTGGATGTGGCATTTGTAGAAACACATGAACAGGCAAAAAGCTTGTTGGCAAATTTAAAGAAGGATGGTTTCAAAAATGCTCGTATCATTAGAGAACAGAATCGGGCCATGGATGATCGCGAAAAAGATCCACTTGGATACATAGTTCGCGTCGGCCAATATCAGCTGGAAGCGGACGCAACCGAAATGAGAAAAAGGTTATCGGAAAAGGGATATACGGGTCTCCGGAATGTGTATACGGGTGAGGACGGAGAGAAAACGACAGGACCATGGGTAGTAAACGTCCTTGAAGTGGATCAGGATCAATTTCAAGGGCAATTGGTGCCTGAATTAGCAAATGATGCTGTGACAGGGAAAGAAACATTGACCCAAATGGCTGACAGAAATGATGGCATTGCAGGAGTTAATGCCGGTTACTTTGTTGTAGGAGAAAAGGATGGAACACCAGGCGATCTTGCCGGTATATTTGCCAGCAATGGACAGCTTGTCAGTGAAGCGATTAATGGCCGTTCAGCTCTGATTTTATCTTCTGTTGAAAAGAAGGCAGACATTGCTTCTGTTTCCACTTCAATTCAGGCTACTTCATCTGATGGTGCAGTTAGAGAAGTGGATGGATTAAACCGGAAGCCAGGATTAATCCGCAATTGTGGCGGTGTTGGAGGGGATACCACTACAGAACGGCCGAAACATGATTTTACTTGTAAGGATGAAAGTGAACTTATCCAATATACTTCCGTATTTGGAGAAAAGACAGAATCGGGCAACGGTGTGGAAGTGGTAGTAAATCATGCCGGAAAAGTGGTGGAAATTCGTAACCATCGTGGGGGAGACATTCCAAGCAGCGGTTCTGTTCTTGCGGGAACGGGGGAAGCAGCAGAGTGGCTTCGTGAGCATGCCCAACAAGGGATGAAGATTCAGGTGAAGAGTGAAATCGTTGGTGATGGAAAGCAAATGGAATTAGACCAAACTACCAGCATGATAAATGGAGGTCCTCGATTATTGGAAAACGGAAAAATTTCCATTAATGCCGTAGAGGAAGGTTTTCACTGGGAAGAAGATCCTGGGTTTTATTATCGTTTTGGGGAACGTCGTAATCCTAGAACGCTTGCAGGAATCAAGGAAAATGGCAATCTATTATTTGTCACCATCGATGGACGCGCACCCGGATGGAGTGTGGGGGCTAATTTTGAAGAAAGTGCGAAAATCATGAAGTCATTAGGAGCCGTCGATGCCATCAATCTTGATGGCGGCGGATCGACGACCATGACAGTTGGGGATGATCGAGTCACAAGACCATCTGATGCAACAGGTGAACGTCCAATTGCCGACGGAATATTGTTAGTAGAATAA
- a CDS encoding SHOCT domain-containing protein produces the protein MAILVCFLIAGVCFLLVALINKGEDKIEDIRQKSVNKVIEENKITISKRFDMKMVYTLIHDNKNKCIWVILYSKPKDIIKQFNYQDIIQVELKEDDETVGVTSRTSQLGGALVGGALAGGVGAVIGGLSGKQKQKRAVKSIKLILTLDDLENPTYSIEIERFHKPVDTNSREYANANNMAFNWFKLLEVIIKKSEKENKIERDNEQVMDKVEVNIPNSSIADELSKLALLLKEGVLSEEEFNNQKKRLLSS, from the coding sequence ATGGCTATACTTGTTTGTTTCCTTATTGCAGGAGTGTGTTTCTTGCTAGTAGCATTAATAAATAAAGGTGAAGACAAAATTGAGGATATTCGTCAAAAAAGTGTTAATAAGGTAATTGAGGAAAATAAAATTACGATTTCCAAAAGGTTTGATATGAAGATGGTTTACACTCTAATACATGATAACAAGAATAAATGTATATGGGTTATCTTATATTCAAAACCAAAAGATATTATTAAACAATTCAATTATCAAGATATTATTCAAGTTGAATTGAAGGAAGATGATGAAACAGTAGGTGTTACATCAAGAACAAGCCAATTAGGGGGCGCTCTTGTTGGTGGAGCTTTAGCTGGTGGGGTTGGGGCTGTTATAGGTGGTTTAAGTGGAAAACAAAAACAGAAAAGAGCGGTTAAAAGTATTAAGCTAATTTTAACATTAGATGATTTGGAAAATCCTACCTATTCTATAGAGATAGAACGTTTCCATAAACCAGTAGATACTAATTCAAGGGAATATGCTAATGCAAATAACATGGCATTTAATTGGTTTAAGCTATTAGAAGTCATAATAAAAAAGAGTGAAAAGGAGAATAAAATTGAGCGGGATAATGAACAAGTTATGGATAAGGTGGAAGTGAATATTCCCAATTCCTCAATTGCTGATGAATTATCAAAATTAGCTTTATTACTAAAGGAAGGTGTCCTATCAGAGGAAGAATTTAATAACCAGAAAAAAAGGCTATTGTCCAGTTAA